A window of the Butyricimonas virosa genome harbors these coding sequences:
- a CDS encoding formate--tetrahydrofolate ligase: MKTDIEIANSIEIKPIYEIADKLGIDRDLLEPYGRYKAKLPLSLIDKSKIDGKKLILVSAISPTPAGEGKTTISIGLTEGLNRIGKQATVVLREPSLGPVFGIKGGATGGGYSQVVPMEDINLHFTGDFGAIEKAHNLLSALIDNNIQSKTHSLNIDPRTVTWKRVMDMNDRSLRHIIVGLGGTSAGIPRETGFDITAASEVMAILCLSDDFEDLKNRLGNIFIGYTFDKKPIYARDLHAHGAMAALLKDAIKPNLVQTLEGNPAIIHGGPFANIAQGTNSIIATRMGLTLSDYVVTEAGFGFDLGAEKFFDIKCVKAGLKPSAVVMVATVRALKYHGGAKLDQLKEPNLEALKKGVANLEKQVENMKKFNICPVVAINKFVTDTDEEIAFLANKCKELEVPMEVAEVWAKGGEGAENLARLVSKVAEQCTCSMKPLYDWEWSVEKKIETIAKELYGAAAIDYTTEAKSDLKKVMDLGLDKLPVCIAKTQKSLSDNPKLLGRPKDFVVTVRQIEIASGAGFIIPITGSIMRMPGLPDIPAAEKIDIDNNGKITGLF; encoded by the coding sequence ATGAAAACAGATATTGAAATTGCAAACTCGATTGAGATAAAACCGATTTACGAGATTGCAGATAAATTAGGCATAGATAGAGATTTACTGGAACCTTATGGAAGATATAAAGCCAAATTACCGTTAAGTTTAATTGATAAATCAAAGATAGATGGTAAAAAATTGATTCTTGTATCTGCCATATCACCAACTCCTGCGGGAGAGGGTAAAACAACAATCTCCATCGGTCTTACGGAAGGATTGAACCGAATAGGAAAACAAGCAACTGTCGTACTCCGTGAACCCTCACTTGGCCCGGTATTTGGAATCAAAGGAGGAGCCACAGGTGGTGGTTACTCTCAAGTCGTTCCAATGGAAGACATCAACCTGCACTTTACAGGTGACTTCGGTGCTATCGAAAAAGCTCATAACCTGCTATCCGCCCTTATTGACAATAATATCCAAAGTAAAACACATTCTTTGAATATTGATCCTCGTACAGTAACCTGGAAACGAGTGATGGACATGAATGACCGTTCCTTACGCCATATTATCGTAGGCTTGGGTGGTACGTCTGCCGGAATCCCGCGGGAAACAGGATTCGACATTACCGCAGCCTCAGAGGTGATGGCTATCCTTTGTCTGTCGGATGATTTCGAGGATCTAAAAAACAGGCTGGGTAACATTTTTATCGGTTACACCTTTGACAAGAAACCGATTTATGCCCGGGATCTACACGCACACGGTGCAATGGCGGCCTTATTAAAGGATGCAATCAAACCGAATTTGGTACAAACTTTGGAAGGCAACCCGGCCATCATACATGGTGGTCCGTTCGCAAATATCGCCCAAGGGACCAACTCAATCATCGCAACCCGTATGGGATTAACCCTCTCTGACTACGTGGTGACAGAGGCAGGATTCGGTTTTGACCTCGGTGCGGAGAAATTTTTCGACATCAAGTGTGTGAAAGCCGGGTTAAAACCTAGTGCAGTCGTTATGGTGGCCACCGTTCGGGCATTGAAATACCACGGAGGAGCCAAGCTGGATCAATTAAAAGAACCGAACTTGGAAGCTTTGAAGAAAGGCGTTGCCAATTTGGAAAAACAGGTCGAGAATATGAAAAAATTCAACATCTGCCCTGTTGTAGCTATCAATAAATTCGTTACGGATACTGACGAAGAGATCGCATTCCTTGCCAATAAATGTAAAGAACTTGAGGTACCCATGGAAGTAGCTGAGGTATGGGCAAAAGGCGGTGAAGGTGCGGAAAACCTAGCACGTCTGGTTTCCAAAGTAGCAGAACAATGTACTTGTAGCATGAAGCCATTGTACGACTGGGAATGGAGCGTTGAAAAGAAAATTGAAACCATTGCTAAAGAATTATACGGTGCAGCCGCTATTGACTACACGACAGAGGCAAAATCCGATTTGAAGAAAGTGATGGACTTAGGCTTGGATAAACTCCCGGTTTGTATCGCCAAAACACAGAAATCATTGTCGGACAACCCGAAATTACTTGGCCGTCCGAAAGATTTCGTGGTAACGGTACGTCAGATCGAGATTGCATCTGGAGCTGGATTTATCATCCCGATCACGGGTAGCATCATGAGAATGCCCGGTTTACCGGATATTCCCGCAGCTGAGAAAATTGACATAGATAACAACGGTAAGATCACCGGATTGTTCTAA
- a CDS encoding carbohydrate-binding family 9-like protein, whose translation MDTIDIVKFPPYASNETLQVLSYHLDRECNRITLKEINWPNTYPYRPDIHFRIAYNEQHIFLKFDVHENEFRATEITDCGHVWEDSCVELFIQLKDGDGYYNIEINAIGTILCAYGTGRENRSLMPIQISTTILRDSTIKFNNENQDEAFYQWSLIIRFPHTAFFKHTFIPTSGTTIKGNIHKCGNKLPHPHFVTWNPIPTEKPDFHRPEFFGTLIFK comes from the coding sequence ATGGATACCATTGATATTGTCAAGTTTCCCCCGTATGCAAGTAACGAAACGCTACAAGTGTTAAGTTATCACCTGGACCGGGAGTGTAATCGTATCACCTTAAAGGAAATAAACTGGCCGAATACCTATCCTTATCGCCCGGACATCCATTTCCGGATTGCTTATAACGAACAGCACATTTTCTTGAAATTTGATGTGCATGAAAATGAATTCCGAGCCACGGAAATCACGGATTGCGGACACGTTTGGGAAGATTCCTGCGTGGAACTTTTCATCCAATTGAAAGATGGGGACGGATACTACAATATCGAAATCAATGCGATCGGTACAATCTTATGCGCTTACGGCACGGGTAGAGAGAATCGCAGCCTAATGCCAATACAAATAAGTACTACCATTCTCAGGGATTCTACCATAAAATTCAACAACGAGAATCAGGATGAAGCTTTTTATCAATGGTCACTGATTATCAGATTCCCTCATACAGCTTTTTTCAAACACACTTTTATTCCCACTTCCGGAACCACGATCAAAGGAAATATTCATAAATGCGGGAACAAACTTCCCCACCCTCACTTCGTCACTTGGAACCCGATTCCAACGGAAAAACCGGATTTCCATCGACCGGAATTCTTCGGAACACTTATTTTTAAATAA
- a CDS encoding metallophosphoesterase, with the protein MKTGLFILIAGILCVLLNDSLLFLQIRRYFKRKIYSYLFWLHSLFFVSCIVWYHLFIPSLKGPEAYFWVEKCISIILLFYTPKTLYIIVNVFSILLRKAKCIPAAKIVNRLALGIALASFIVILNGITWYRYNYKIERETVCIKTLPDAFNDFRIVQLTDLHLGSYGEHYPGITKLVDEVNRLNPDLIVFTGDMVNSFASEMDPWIETLKKLKAKYGKYATTGNHDYGTYVKWSSKADQENNLKQFFKNMERADFTMLNNTNIPLVIANDTLYLAGVENWGLPPFPCFGKLAQALEGTNGYPVILLSHDPSHWRHEVLNYPVDLMLAGHTHAMQLGINIGSFRWSPAVYIYPEYNGLYTANGQQLYVSRGVGYLGFAGRIGQRPEITLIKLTNDCK; encoded by the coding sequence ATGAAAACAGGATTATTTATACTGATAGCTGGAATTCTCTGCGTGTTGCTGAATGACTCGCTCCTATTTTTACAAATCAGACGTTATTTCAAGCGGAAAATATACTCGTATTTATTCTGGTTGCACTCCTTGTTTTTCGTGTCATGTATCGTGTGGTATCACCTGTTTATCCCCAGTCTAAAAGGTCCGGAAGCCTATTTCTGGGTAGAAAAATGCATTTCTATTATCTTGCTGTTCTATACCCCCAAGACTTTGTATATCATTGTAAATGTTTTCTCTATCTTATTGAGGAAGGCTAAATGCATTCCAGCTGCCAAAATCGTGAACAGACTGGCTCTAGGTATAGCTCTAGCCTCCTTTATTGTCATATTGAACGGGATCACGTGGTACAGGTACAACTACAAAATTGAGCGGGAGACCGTGTGTATCAAAACTCTACCCGACGCTTTCAACGATTTTCGTATCGTACAACTAACCGATTTACACTTGGGAAGTTACGGGGAACACTATCCCGGAATCACGAAACTCGTGGATGAAGTAAACCGGTTAAATCCCGACTTGATCGTGTTTACCGGAGACATGGTAAATAGTTTTGCCTCGGAAATGGACCCGTGGATCGAAACCTTAAAAAAATTAAAAGCCAAATACGGCAAATATGCCACAACCGGGAACCATGATTATGGCACTTACGTAAAGTGGTCCTCAAAAGCAGACCAAGAGAATAACCTGAAACAGTTTTTCAAGAATATGGAACGGGCTGATTTCACGATGCTGAATAACACGAATATCCCGCTTGTCATCGCAAATGATACGCTTTATTTGGCCGGGGTTGAAAACTGGGGACTTCCCCCCTTCCCTTGTTTTGGTAAATTAGCTCAAGCCTTGGAAGGGACAAACGGTTATCCCGTCATTCTCCTTTCTCACGACCCGTCTCACTGGCGACACGAGGTACTAAATTATCCCGTGGACCTCATGCTGGCAGGTCACACGCACGCCATGCAACTGGGAATCAACATCGGCAGTTTCCGGTGGAGCCCGGCAGTATACATCTACCCGGAGTATAACGGACTATATACAGCAAACGGACAACAATTGTACGTCTCCCGGGGAGTTGGTTATCTGGGATTCGCCGGACGTATTGGCCAAAGACCGGAAATCACCTTAATCAAGTTAACCAACGATTGTAAATAA
- a CDS encoding SpoIIE family protein phosphatase, translated as MYSELIAEQAENQIKEQGRVIERINSMLKLEPIKDLLIAGDRNTFKSILKNTPEICGCALEYEPGYKNHDVFVYRHKDSIYFKKLSHGSIHFSTERLDKDAHAQRKSYWSNYYYSFSYIKQRVFSRFEPMYDSKNQFVGYLRLDIFLEEFTDFVNHLSLYKTGYAYLMNRNGILIAHPNQEIRMFSDIRKYAETKNIDYEKILKRATKEESGSGEISIDHVRFFVYFKHMPHTKWVLVVICPHHEVFDSIARINDLILICCISCLILLFWVVIRVIKRLFYPLKQFSTVTRMIADGNFNEPIPMIGNKDEIQELRESFVYMQKRIVESIENLRISTIEKEKIEGEMRVAQRIQERFLPSIPRISKFHFSLYARLEQSKAVGGDMYSYFVKRNCLYFIVGDVRGKGIPAALYMASVSTLFNYIAPRKRTSSDICNTINNYMSDNVEDDMFITMFVGILDLKNGMLSYANAGHPFPILCTREEKEVKFLEDSLGIPIGVMRTMYKESRYQMESGDMLFLYTDGLTEAQNSERHFYGKERVKKVIESNPCDTPQQLVHIVLDDLKEYTGNSHEEADDLTLFAVQYL; from the coding sequence ATGTACTCGGAACTAATCGCTGAACAGGCAGAAAATCAAATTAAAGAACAAGGCAGGGTGATTGAAAGAATTAATTCCATGCTGAAACTCGAGCCGATAAAAGACCTGCTTATTGCCGGAGATCGTAACACGTTCAAGTCCATCTTGAAAAACACTCCCGAAATATGTGGTTGCGCCTTGGAATATGAACCGGGATATAAAAATCATGATGTGTTTGTTTACCGCCATAAGGATTCCATTTATTTCAAGAAATTGTCACATGGTAGTATCCATTTTTCCACAGAACGTTTGGACAAAGACGCCCATGCTCAAAGAAAATCTTATTGGAGCAACTACTATTACAGTTTTTCCTATATCAAGCAACGGGTTTTCTCCCGTTTCGAGCCGATGTATGATTCGAAAAATCAATTTGTGGGGTATCTACGACTGGATATTTTCTTAGAAGAATTCACGGATTTTGTCAATCACCTGTCTCTCTATAAAACAGGTTATGCCTATCTAATGAACCGGAACGGTATTCTAATTGCCCACCCGAATCAAGAAATCCGGATGTTCAGTGATATTCGTAAATACGCAGAAACTAAAAATATTGATTACGAGAAAATCCTCAAAAGAGCCACGAAAGAAGAAAGCGGATCGGGTGAAATATCCATTGATCACGTTCGTTTCTTCGTGTATTTCAAACATATGCCCCACACGAAATGGGTATTGGTTGTAATCTGTCCGCATCACGAAGTGTTTGATTCTATCGCCCGTATTAACGATCTGATCCTGATCTGTTGCATCTCCTGCTTGATTCTTCTCTTCTGGGTGGTTATCCGGGTGATCAAACGTTTATTCTACCCGTTGAAACAATTCTCAACAGTCACACGCATGATTGCTGACGGTAATTTCAATGAACCTATACCCATGATTGGGAATAAAGACGAGATACAGGAACTACGGGAATCATTTGTCTATATGCAAAAAAGGATCGTTGAATCGATCGAGAATCTTAGGATCAGCACGATCGAAAAAGAGAAGATAGAAGGTGAAATGCGTGTAGCTCAACGCATCCAAGAAAGATTCCTTCCCTCAATCCCCCGAATCTCGAAATTCCATTTCTCCCTGTATGCCCGTTTGGAACAATCCAAGGCTGTCGGCGGAGATATGTACAGTTATTTCGTGAAAAGAAACTGCCTCTATTTTATCGTGGGTGACGTGAGAGGGAAAGGTATTCCGGCCGCCTTGTACATGGCTTCGGTCTCCACCCTCTTTAATTATATCGCTCCCCGGAAACGTACTTCCTCGGACATCTGTAATACTATTAATAATTACATGAGTGACAACGTGGAAGACGATATGTTCATCACCATGTTCGTCGGTATTCTCGATTTAAAGAACGGGATGCTATCTTATGCTAACGCGGGCCATCCTTTCCCAATTCTATGTACACGGGAAGAGAAAGAGGTGAAATTCCTTGAAGATTCATTGGGTATTCCAATCGGTGTTATGCGAACCATGTATAAAGAAAGCCGCTATCAAATGGAAAGTGGCGATATGCTCTTCCTATACACGGACGGGTTGACCGAGGCCCAGAATTCTGAACGCCATTTTTACGGGAAGGAACGGGTGAAAAAGGTTATCGAATCCAACCCTTGTGACACCCCGCAACAACTGGTTCATATCGTCTTAGATGATCTGAAAGAATATACCGGGAATAGCCATGAAGAGGCGGACGATCTGACTTTGTTTGCAGTGCAATATTTATAA
- a CDS encoding LTA synthase family protein, whose translation MRDKLLFLLKYYLFWIVFSWVAKVVFLIYQYKETATLTGHDYMMIFAKGFRMDLSFGGYVILLSCVLMAIGVFLSAKILKRIFSCLTLLLLVVSSLIIVGDLELFKNWGYHMDATPLFYLKTPGEAMASTPTGLILLLLLLYAVMVAVFYAIYRRWVAKTFRTDRREALWHGVVYLILGGVAFIPVRGGFNVAPMNVSFVFFNNKNMYANQAAVNPVWNFLYEVMHIDKVKGNYAFMPEDKAQQLVDSVYVETGDYPKVLKTDKPNVVVLLLETFTLNAWDAMPNLQAIAKEGIFFSNIYATGNRSDRGILGVISGFPAYPNASMLKYPNKTYEQPRFPLNFEVEGYSTRFYYAGDLNFGGFRSYVTMSFQGTVTEDDFSGEAIENRFKWGVHDGYMLDRLYEDLRIAQVPFMYMAFTMSSHEPFIVPMETKIPGDDSGSKLKNAIAYTDQCLGEFFEKCKKSGLWDNTLFVLVADHGTRHVGNLQPHLPEAYRIPMIFTGGAMNVQDSVVNTLGSQTDMVATLFAQLGMNAEAFHYSKNLLNPTAKPFAFYSFTNAAAVVTNNGAYIYDLKTKKPIGPNTNPQDGELLKAYLQVVDRDFKK comes from the coding sequence ATGCGTGATAAATTACTGTTTTTGCTGAAATACTACCTCTTTTGGATTGTATTTTCATGGGTGGCCAAGGTGGTGTTCTTGATATATCAATATAAGGAGACGGCCACTCTTACCGGACATGATTACATGATGATCTTTGCCAAAGGGTTTCGTATGGATCTTTCGTTTGGCGGATACGTGATTTTGTTGTCCTGTGTTCTGATGGCAATAGGTGTCTTTTTATCCGCAAAAATATTAAAACGTATTTTCTCCTGCCTGACACTTTTGCTTTTAGTGGTATCGAGTCTGATTATTGTGGGAGATCTGGAATTATTCAAGAATTGGGGGTATCACATGGATGCGACTCCCTTGTTTTACTTGAAGACACCCGGAGAGGCTATGGCCTCAACTCCGACAGGGTTGATTCTGTTGCTCTTGTTACTCTATGCGGTCATGGTGGCTGTTTTTTACGCGATTTACCGCCGTTGGGTGGCCAAGACTTTTCGTACGGACAGACGAGAGGCATTATGGCACGGTGTCGTATATCTTATTTTAGGTGGTGTTGCGTTTATTCCCGTGAGAGGCGGTTTCAACGTGGCCCCAATGAACGTGAGTTTCGTGTTTTTCAATAACAAAAATATGTATGCGAATCAGGCTGCGGTTAATCCGGTATGGAACTTCCTGTACGAGGTAATGCATATTGACAAAGTAAAGGGAAATTATGCTTTTATGCCGGAGGATAAGGCTCAACAGTTGGTGGATAGCGTGTATGTGGAAACGGGAGATTATCCCAAGGTATTGAAAACCGATAAACCTAACGTGGTGGTACTCTTGTTGGAAACATTCACGTTAAACGCTTGGGACGCCATGCCTAATTTACAAGCAATAGCTAAGGAAGGGATATTTTTCTCTAATATATACGCAACCGGAAATCGTTCAGACCGGGGTATTTTGGGGGTGATTAGCGGTTTCCCCGCTTATCCGAACGCATCCATGTTGAAATATCCGAACAAGACTTATGAACAACCCCGTTTCCCGCTGAATTTCGAGGTAGAAGGATACTCTACTCGTTTTTATTATGCGGGGGATCTCAATTTTGGCGGATTCCGTTCTTACGTGACCATGAGTTTCCAAGGTACAGTTACCGAGGATGATTTTTCGGGAGAGGCCATCGAGAACCGTTTCAAATGGGGGGTACATGACGGGTATATGCTTGATCGTCTTTACGAAGATTTACGAATTGCCCAAGTACCGTTCATGTATATGGCGTTTACTATGAGTAGTCATGAACCCTTTATCGTTCCTATGGAGACAAAGATTCCGGGAGATGATAGCGGTTCCAAGTTGAAGAATGCGATTGCGTACACGGATCAATGTCTGGGAGAATTTTTTGAAAAGTGTAAAAAATCGGGGCTTTGGGATAATACCTTATTCGTGCTGGTAGCCGATCATGGAACCCGTCACGTGGGGAATTTACAACCTCATTTGCCGGAGGCTTATCGAATTCCGATGATCTTCACGGGAGGAGCGATGAACGTGCAGGATTCCGTGGTCAATACATTGGGATCTCAGACCGATATGGTGGCAACATTGTTTGCCCAGTTGGGAATGAACGCCGAGGCATTCCATTACAGCAAGAATCTGTTGAACCCGACGGCCAAACCTTTTGCTTTTTATTCTTTTACGAATGCGGCGGCAGTGGTGACGAATAACGGGGCATACATCTATGATCTGAAAACAAAAAAGCCGATAGGACCTAACACCAATCCCCAAGATGGAGAGTTATTGAAAGCTTATTTACAAGTTGTTGATCGGGATTTTAAAAAATGA